The following nucleotide sequence is from uncultured Fretibacterium sp..
CGTCACGCTGGTCCCCAGCCTTTTGAAGTGGGACGAGGAGCGCCGGCGCGCTGCGGCGAAGAGGCTCATGAAGCGCGTGGGGCTGGACGAGAGCTTTCTGGAGCGCTACCCCGCGGAGCTCTCCGGCGGGCAGCAGCAGCGCGTGGGCGTCATTCGGGCGCTGGCTGCGAACCCCGAGATCATCCTGATGGACGAGCCCTTCGGCGCGCTCGACCCCATCACGCGCGACTCCCTCCAACAGCTGATCAAGAGGCTCCAGAAGGAACTGGGGAAGACCGTCGTCTTCGTCACCCACGACATGGATGAGGCCCTGGCCCTGGCCGACCGCATCGTCATCATGGACAAGGGGCGCGTGGTGCAGTTCGACGCGCCGGAGAACATCCTTCAGAACCCCGCCAACGCCTTCGTGGAGAGCCTTCTGGGCGAGGACCGCCTCAACGAGGCCCGCCTGGCGCTGCGCACGGTCGACGAGATCATGGTGAGGGATCCGGCCCTGGTCACGAGCGGCAAGAGCATCCGCGACGCCCTGAGGCTCATGCGCCGGCGCCGGGCGGAGACGCTCTTCGTGACCGACCCGGACGGGGTGATCCAGGGCGTGGTCGACATCTTCGACATCGAGAAGGTCAGCGTCAAGCAGGCCCGACAATTCGGCCGCTCCGGCGGAGAGGGCGAACGAACCGACCTGATGCAGGACCGGATCGAGACGATCATGAAGCCGGCCTCCTTCATTGCCCGCGACACCCTGATCCGCGACGCTCTCCACTGGATCGTCCATCTGAACTATCGCTATCTGCCGGTCGTCGACGGCGAGAACCGGCTGGTCGGGGTCGTGACGCGCGCCTCGCTGGTCGAGGACATCTACGCCAACGTATGGGGCGCGGACGAGGACGCGATTCGGGAGGACATAGTCCAGACGACGGACGAGCTCCGGGAGGGAACGGCCGATGCTTGACTTCATCCTGAGGAACCATACGACCCTGCTGCTGAAGACCTGGGAGCACCTCTGCATCTCGGCCGCGGCCCTGGCCGCCGGCGCCGCAGCCGCGGTCCCCCTGGGGATGCTGCTCACGCGCTTCAGGCGCGCCTCGGGGGCCGTCATCGGGCTGGTCTCGATCCTCCAGACGATCCCCTCCCTAGCCCTGCTGGCCGTCATGATCCCGCTCCTGGGCGTCGGCAGGCCGCCCGCCGTCGCGGCGCTGTTCGTCTACTCGCTGCTGCCGATCGTCCGCAACACCTGTCTGGGGCTCGAGGGCGTGGATCGGAACGTCGTGGACGCGG
It contains:
- a CDS encoding ABC transporter ATP-binding protein, producing the protein MLEFKNVSKVYQGNKPAVEGVTLTFNEGEFIVFIGTSGSGKTTCMRMINRMTEPTSGTILLNGRDIATMDAVRLRRRVGYVIQQIGLMPHMTIYENVTLVPSLLKWDEERRRAAAKRLMKRVGLDESFLERYPAELSGGQQQRVGVIRALAANPEIILMDEPFGALDPITRDSLQQLIKRLQKELGKTVVFVTHDMDEALALADRIVIMDKGRVVQFDAPENILQNPANAFVESLLGEDRLNEARLALRTVDEIMVRDPALVTSGKSIRDALRLMRRRRAETLFVTDPDGVIQGVVDIFDIEKVSVKQARQFGRSGGEGERTDLMQDRIETIMKPASFIARDTLIRDALHWIVHLNYRYLPVVDGENRLVGVVTRASLVEDIYANVWGADEDAIREDIVQTTDELREGTADA
- a CDS encoding ABC transporter permease, encoding MLDFILRNHTTLLLKTWEHLCISAAALAAGAAAAVPLGMLLTRFRRASGAVIGLVSILQTIPSLALLAVMIPLLGVGRPPAVAALFVYSLLPIVRNTCLGLEGVDRNVVDAAKGMGMTSLQRLFRVRLPLAAPVIMAGVRTSGVYVVSWATLASYIGAGGLGDFIFTGLNNYIPPMIVWGTLPVTLLAILTDSLLGRVEAALSPKLRSRP